The following DNA comes from Peribacillus sp. FSL E2-0218.
ATACGGGTTTGAAGGCTTTTAAGCATCCTTCGGTTCCTCCCTATTCCTGATCTTCCTGCAGGAGTCCTTCTTCAATTTGGACATATTTTTCCCACGCCTGATCAAATACCGTCATACTTTCGAGATAGTCCGCATTCAATTCCAAATAACTGCTCACTTCATTATAATCTGTCGAATGTTTCGGAAAGCCGTGATCCTCATAAGCATGATTTGCAAATGTAGTAATGGCATCCACTTCCTTCGGCTGTCGAAACTTCATTAAATATAAATAAAATGGTCTCATTGTGTCGAGCCCCCCCTAAAAAACGATGATTTCAGCTTAAATATATCGGAATCTTCCCCTTCCGTCCACTCTTTTGGAGTGCCTTACGATTTTCTTTCATGATGTTCATGGACAAGCAACGGTTTTCACACGT
Coding sequences within:
- a CDS encoding YozE family protein, with translation MRPFYLYLMKFRQPKEVDAITTFANHAYEDHGFPKHSTDYNEVSSYLELNADYLESMTVFDQAWEKYVQIEEGLLQEDQE